A window from Chryseobacterium vaccae encodes these proteins:
- the xrtF gene encoding exosortase family protein XrtF, which translates to MLKDFKPVLHILLRFIIIYMVLLFAYQFYLNSGKGEGLDLFSRMIAGQVSSIQNALGYPTRLYDDIKNEQVWFYVKKDYATRMVEGCNAVSVMILFAAFVFAFYKGAKTFVFALAGLALLYVMNLIRIAALNIVMTDHAEYGKMFHDFVFPAIIYGTVVLLWLIWIKFFALKHENS; encoded by the coding sequence ATGCTAAAGGATTTTAAGCCTGTTTTACATATTCTGCTGAGGTTCATCATCATCTATATGGTGCTGCTTTTTGCATATCAGTTTTATCTGAACAGCGGAAAAGGAGAGGGGCTTGATCTTTTTTCAAGAATGATTGCCGGACAGGTAAGCAGTATCCAGAATGCGCTGGGCTATCCAACACGTCTTTATGATGATATCAAAAATGAGCAGGTCTGGTTTTATGTAAAGAAGGATTATGCGACCAGAATGGTGGAAGGCTGTAATGCCGTTTCTGTAATGATTTTATTTGCTGCTTTTGTATTTGCTTTTTATAAGGGGGCAAAAACGTTTGTATTTGCTCTTGCAGGCCTCGCTTTGTTGTATGTAATGAATCTCATAAGGATTGCTGCCCTGAATATTGTGATGACCGATCATGCTGAATACGGAAAAATGTTCCATGATTTTGTTTTCCCTGCAATTATTTATGGGACGGTAGTGCTTCTTTGGCTGATATGGATCAAATTTTTTGCTTTAAAACATGAAAATTCTTAG
- a CDS encoding aminoglycoside phosphotransferase family protein, whose protein sequence is MTSENAKRFFENYLGETSSEFITLAQSGSARMNFLAASGTRKYIVTGNENIPENESFLYYSEIFSELNLNTPKIFAISDDRKMYIQQYLGQNTLSELITKEGLSRRIQSLVKQTLEKLFQLQVLTQGKIDFAKTFEYESYDELPVIHDLYYFKNFVADVLELEYKKSALLKEFRKIATLIETLEPKGIMIRDFQARNIMVDENDGVSFIDYQSAMKGPLMYDVISFLFQAKANFPEDFKNEMLDFYISQFENMENQSQLKKSVRPLQMMRFLQVLGAYGFRGLIQRKQHFLTSLEMGIRNIAQFAEYWEQMDDFPELKKVIKQLTTEETKLKINVILNH, encoded by the coding sequence ATGACTTCCGAAAACGCAAAACGATTTTTTGAAAATTATCTGGGTGAAACTTCTTCTGAGTTTATTACATTAGCTCAAAGCGGCTCTGCGAGGATGAATTTTCTGGCCGCATCCGGCACCCGGAAATATATTGTAACCGGCAATGAGAATATTCCGGAAAATGAAAGTTTTCTTTATTATTCTGAAATTTTCTCTGAGCTCAACCTTAATACCCCAAAGATATTTGCAATTTCTGATGACAGAAAAATGTATATTCAGCAATATCTTGGGCAAAATACCCTTTCAGAGCTTATTACCAAAGAAGGGCTTTCCCGCCGGATACAATCTCTGGTAAAGCAAACTCTGGAAAAACTTTTCCAGCTTCAGGTTCTTACACAAGGGAAAATAGATTTCGCTAAAACTTTTGAATATGAAAGTTATGATGAACTTCCGGTGATCCACGATCTGTATTACTTTAAAAACTTTGTAGCAGATGTGCTCGAACTGGAGTACAAAAAGTCAGCTTTATTGAAAGAATTCAGAAAAATAGCCACTCTTATTGAAACCCTGGAGCCCAAAGGGATTATGATCCGTGATTTTCAGGCCAGAAATATTATGGTGGATGAAAATGACGGGGTTTCTTTCATTGATTACCAGTCTGCGATGAAAGGACCGTTGATGTATGATGTAATTTCTTTTCTTTTTCAGGCTAAAGCCAATTTTCCGGAAGACTTTAAAAATGAAATGCTTGATTTCTATATTTCACAGTTTGAAAATATGGAAAACCAATCTCAACTAAAAAAATCGGTAAGACCATTACAGATGATGAGATTCCTGCAGGTACTTGGTGCTTATGGATTTAGAGGGCTCATCCAACGGAAACAGCATTTCCTTACTAGTCTGGAAATGGGAATCAGAAATATTGCCCAATTCGCAGAATACTGGGAACAGATGGATGACTTTCCTGAATTGAAAAAAGTGATCAAACAACTCACAACGGAGGAAACAAAATTAAAAATTAATGTCATTTTAAACCATTAA
- a CDS encoding exosortase F system-associated membrane protein: protein MKILSWLLVVVGIYGLAGVRLLEGQIFYDPFLDYFHEANKNIEFPQFEWGKLLISHLFRFLLNLLFSCLIIQCLFKKRDWTIQGALLITIIFVITLPIYLYCIYDRFDIGYLFSFYMRRFVIQPLTLLLIVPVFYYRRQMLMGKES from the coding sequence ATGAAAATTCTTAGCTGGCTATTGGTAGTAGTGGGAATCTACGGCCTTGCAGGGGTGAGGTTGCTTGAAGGACAGATTTTCTATGATCCTTTTCTGGACTATTTTCATGAAGCCAATAAAAATATTGAATTTCCACAGTTTGAATGGGGGAAGCTGCTCATATCACATCTTTTCAGATTTTTGCTGAATCTGCTTTTTTCCTGCCTGATTATTCAGTGTCTGTTTAAAAAACGCGATTGGACAATACAGGGAGCCCTTCTGATCACGATTATTTTTGTGATTACCCTTCCAATCTACCTTTACTGTATCTATGATCGTTTCGATATCGGATACCTTTTCTCCTTTTATATGAGAAGGTTCGTCATTCAGCCTCTAACATTGCTACTGATTGTCCCTGTATTTTACTACAGAAGACAGATGCTTATGGGAAAAGAAAGCTGA